The Falco cherrug isolate bFalChe1 chromosome 3, bFalChe1.pri, whole genome shotgun sequence genome segment tcctcagctcccagggagtgCCCGTCTCCTCCGGCGGCTTCGGCTATGGCTTCGGAGGCCTGGGCTGCTATGGTGCCAGAAGAGCCTGCTACCCCTGCTAAGGGCTCCTTACACCACGCCTGATACCAGCCAACCACACGCTAGAAGCCAAGTCACGGATTGAGGACCTACcttcaggctcctgctgccacatGGGCTCGCCGTCCGTGGCTCCTCCGCCCCTCAAGGCACAAAGCAAGCAGCGAAGGGGCCAGCCCGCGGTGCCTGGAAACATGAGCTacctacctcctcctcttctcccactgtcttCTTTGCATCGCCCCTACAGCTACATCCGGTACTCTCTGCTGCAAACACCTTCTCACAAGCCAAAGACCACCGGGGCACCTCCGCCGCGCTGCTCCCACTGCAAGGCAGGAAGACCTCGGTGCTCTGGAAAAGTCTACTGCAAGGAAAGGAGCCCTCGGCTGACGGCCGCCCTACTTGCACCTCAGACCCGCTCCCTTCCCCTTGGTGCTCCTGCCATTTCACTCCTTTGCCTCAATAAAGTTCTCCCGCATGCCAGCCTCAGgtgcctcctcttcctttcttctaaggCTCTTCCAGCCTCACCCGGCACAGAACCGGGACTCAACAGGCCATCGGGGTGGGTGGACAAGGACCACAAGACCTCTCTTAGGAAGTATCGCCGCAGCAACACCACCTGCTGGCAAGCCGGTGGGCTTCCAGCCCGTGACACAAGCCCTTCACTTGCCCAAACAAAGGCTTGGACACGCTAATGCACTTCCACCCATGCCTCTGACGCAAGCTCCTCCTGTGCGCTGGGTTCActttggctggatgccaggtgcccgccaagccgctctgtcactccccctcctcaactggaaaggggagagagaacaCAACAAAACGGTTTGTGGGTCGAGGTAAGAACAGGGAGGGGATAGAGTCGTCAAAggggttgggttggaagggaccttcaagatcatctagctccaaGCCctctgccgtgggcagggacaccttccaccacaCCAGCTTGCTCAAAGcaccatccagcctggccttgaacagctccaggcagggggcagccacagctgctctagGCAACTTCTTCCAGCATCTCACCGACCTCACgggaaagaatttctttctcataTCTAACCTAAAGCTACCCTCTCTCAGGTTAAATCCGTTACCTGTCGTCTTATCACTACACTCCCTGGTCCAGAGGCCCTCCCCACCTTTCCTGAGGGCCCCCTCAAAGTACCGCATGGCCGCTGCAAGGTCTCCAcaaagcctcctcttctcccgGCTAAACgatcccaactctctcagcctgtctgcaaaGGGGAGGTGCTGCACCTCCTcctcatctttgtggccctcctctggacccgctcgAGCAGGTCCATGcctttcttatgctgggggcctTCAGAGCCGAATGCAGTACTCCACTCTCACCAGAGCCGAGTAGGgagggagaatcacctccctcgacctgccggccacgctgcttttgacGCAACCTGGCATACgactggctttctgggctccGCGCGAACGTTGCCGGCTCATACTCAGTTCTCCATTCACCaatacccccaagtccttctccgcagggctgctctcaatgcACTCACCGCCCGGCCTGCAGCCATCTTTGGGATTGCCCCTGGCACTTGGCCTCGTGGCACTCCATGAGCTTTGCACGGGCCCACCTCCCAAGCCTGCCacggtccctctggatggcatcccttccctctagaGCATCAACCGCAACACTCAGCTTGGCGTCATCCGCAAACTTGCCGAGGCTGCACACTCCAGCCCACTGTCCGTGGCCctaacaaagatgttaaatcatactggccccagcacggacccctgagggacaccactcatcactgggcTCCACTCGGACATCGAGCCTTTCATTGCAACTCATTGAGAGCACCCATCCAGCCAATCACACACCGAGCGGTCCACCCACCAAGTCCGCATCTCTCCATTTCAGAGACAAGGATCTTGCGCGGGACAGTATCAAATGCTCTGCACAAGTCCAGGGACGTGACGCCAGTCGCTCTTCCCTTACCCACCAATGCCTTAATcctgtcatagaaggccacccCATTTGTCAGGCACGCTTTGCCCTctgtgaagccatgttggccgTCAGCAGTCACGCCTCCCTTTTCCAGGTGCCTTGGCATactttccaggaggatctgctccacgATCCCGCCAGGCACGGAGGTGACGCTGACCGACCTGTCGTTAACCTGGGTCTTCCTCTTGACCTTTCTGAAAAGGAGGGTTACCACCTGCCAACTTGCTGTGGGGACGCTCCATCCCACTGCCCGGATCACAGACGAGGATGCTGAACACGGCTGCCCCCAGCGCCTGTGAGCGCGCAAGGGGAGACAGCGTCAAAGACTCTTCTACAAAGCTGAAGTGAACACCACCCACGTCTCTCTCCTTGTCCACAAAGCTAGCCACTCCAACACAGAAGACAGGGAGGTCAGTCAAGCACGATTCCCTCTTGGTAAATCCATGCCGACGGCTCCTCATCACTTGCTTGTCCTTCAGCAGCTTGGCAACGCTTCCGCGGAGGATTTTCTCCATCACCTCCCCTGGCAACAAGGACAGGCtcaccagcctctgctctcccacaTCTTCCTTCCCGCCCTTCTGCAAGACAGGAGGCCTAAGAGCAATCTTCTGGACACCCGCAACTGCCCCCAGGAGCTATGACCTTTAAAAGATAATTGAGAGTGGCCTCCCAaggacatcagccagctcccccagcattCGTGGCTCTGACTCATCAGGACCCAGGGACTTCCGTACATCCAGTCCCAAGGCACACCTTCccactcccttcctcttcctcagcaacaACAACGGCTCGCCCCACACACAGCCTGCAAAACGCTCATCCCGGCTCAACTGGGGCAGGCCTTGCCATTCATCGACCCTTCGGCATGCATCCACCACCACCAGGGCCTCGCTCTGCTGTGCCGTGCAGCGTGCTTACGTCCAACCACCCTCGGCAATCTCCAAATTCTCTTTCTGCCCGTCTCACACTGTGCAGAGAAATGGCCTCCCCTCCTCGGCATTCACCCCAAGTAAAGAGCCCAAAGGCCCTggctccccagcctcccccgcCTGCCGCTCCCACTCCACCTCTGCCTCTCGCCACACTCACGGGCTCTCCAGAAATTCACCTGCCTTGGTGAGCTGGCCCACATCAAGCACTGTGGCACGCCAGACACCAGGCTGCAAACGTGCCACCACAGCTAAGGGGTTCGCTACGGAacgggcagcaccagcactggtggagccaggcagggctcccCACGTCACAGGACCGGCGAGCTCTCGGCCAGGGCTGCCGGGATGGCGGCCTGCTCTCCCAAAAAggcctcctctgcctctgcccgcaccgacacccccagggacggaCCCCAGGGGGCACAAGCCCGGACACGCAggcccctttctcccagctacaACCTTACAAGCAAGGCGGGCACCAAGGCACGCACAGAGCACGCTCAATGGCAAAGGCCAGGCCTCAAGGCAGGcttagcaagctggcagcaaggcaggcacgGAGCAAATGCCACTGAGGGGGCCGCCACTCCTGCCCGCAACAGCAGAAAGCCCAGACCAACCTTCCGGGGCTGTGAGGAAAAGGAGCCCCTCCTTCCCAGCGCACCCACAAAACACATCACACGAGTGCCACAGCATGACCTCACTGACGACACCCCACCCCTCCTAGGCTTCGGTCACATGTTCTGCATGCCCTGACACGCGCCATCAACACCAAGCCTTTGGCCTCTAATATTTGCACCTCAAAGCTGCCGCCAGGACCAAGTGGACATGTCCTCAAGTGGAGGACACTACATTGCAGAACTGCGGGGGAAAAACGCACACCCCTCCTCATTACTCACCAGGCTGTGGCACGCAACAGCTTCTTGCTGCAAAACACCGCGTTGTGCAAAGGCTGTCCCGCCCCTCAGGGTCCAGCATAAAAGCTGGCCCAGcacctctctctctcacacGCTGCTCCTGGTGCCTTCTCCTCCGCGGTCAACAAGGTGAGCctgaagccccttcccctccttctcctgccgcACCCGCCCCATCTCTTCCAGCACGCGCTGCCTCCAGACTCAGCAGTGCCGACGCCTCCCcaccgccgcgctccccgcagccccacaccGTGCCTCCACATTCCCCTGCCCTCCTGTAACGCCACCCCTCGCGCCCCCACCACCCTCCGCTTCCTCAACACCCTCTCTTACAGGGCCCCTCAACACCACAGACATGGCCTGCAAcaacctctgcagcccctgcggacCCACCCCGCTGGCtaacagctgcaacgagccctgcgtcAGGCAGTGCGAAGAATCCCACGTCGTCATCCAGCCTCCCGCCGTGCTGGTCACCCTGCCGGgacccatcctcagctccttcccccagagcaccGCCGTCGGATCGTCCTCATCGGCTGCCGTGGGCAacatcctcagctcccagggagtgCCCGTCTCCTCCGGCGGCTTCGGCTATGGCTTCGGAGGCCTGGGCTGCTATGGTGCCAGAAGAGCCTGCTACCCCTGCTAAGGGCTCCTTACACCACGCCTGATACCAGCCAACCACACGCTAGAAGCCAAGTCACGGATTGAGGACCTACcttcaggctcctgctgccacatGGGCTCGCCGTCCGTGGCTCCTCCGCCCCTCAAGGCACAAAGCAAGCAGCGAAGGGGCCAGCCCGCGGTGCCTGGAAACATGAGCTacctacctcctcctcttctcccactgtcttCTTTGCATCGCCCCTACAGCTACATCCGGTACTCTCTGCTGCAAACACCTTCTCACAAGCCAAAGACCACCGGGGCACCTCCGCCGCGCTGCTCCCACTGCAAGGCAGGAAGACCTCGGTGCTCTGGAAAAGTCTACTGCAAGGAAAGGAGCCCTCGGCTGACGGCCGCCCTACTTGCACCTCAGACCCGCTCCCTTCCCCTTGGTGCTCCTGCCATTTCACTCCTTTGCCTCAATAAAGTTCTCCCGCATGCCAGCCTCAGgtgcctcctcttcctttcttctaaggCTCTTCCAGCCTCACCCGGCACAGAACCGGGACTCAACAGGCCATCGGGGTGGGTGGACAAGGACCACAAGACCTCTCTTAGGAAGTATCGCCGCAGCAACACCACCTGCTGGCAAGCCGGTGGGCTTCCAGCCCGTGACACAAGCCCTTCACTTGCCCAAACAAAGGCTTGGACACGCTAATGCACTTCCACCCATGCCTCTGACGCAAGCTCCTCCTGTGCGCTGGGTTCActttggctggatgccaggtgcccgccaagccgctctgtcactccccctcctcaactggaaaggggagagagaacaCAACAAAACGGTTTGTGGGTCGAGGTAAGAACAGGGAGGGGATAGAGTCGTCAAAggggttgggttggaagggaccttcaagatcatctagctccaaGCCctctgccgtgggcagggacaccttccaccacaCCAGCTTGCTCAAAGcaccatccagcctggccttgaacagctccaggcagggggcagccacagctgctctagGCAACTTCTTCCAGCATCTCACCGACCTCACgggaaagaatttctttctcataTCTAACCTAAAGCTACCCTCTCTCAGGTTAAATCCGTTACCTGTCGTCTTATCACTACACTCCCTGGTCCAGAGGCCCTCCCCACCTTTCCTGAGGGCCCCCTCAAAGTACCGCATGGCCGCTGCAAGGTCTCCAcaaagcctcctcttctcccgGCTAAACgatcccaactctctcagcctgtctgcaaaGGGGAGGTGCTGCACCTCCTcctcatctttgtggccctcctctggacccgctcgAGCAGGTCCATGcctttcttatgctgggggcctTCAGAGCCGAATGCAGTACTCCACTCTCACCAGAGCCGAGTAGGgagggagaatcacctccctcgacctgccggccacgctgcttttgacGCAACCTGGCATACgactggctttctgggctccGCGCGAACGTTGCCGGCTCATACTCAGTTCTCCATTCACCaatacccccaagtccttctccgcagggctgctctcaatgcACTCACCGCCCGGCCTGCAGCCATCTTTGGGATTGCCCCTGGCACTTGGCCTCGTGGCACTCCATGAGCTTTGCACGGGCCCACCTCCCAAGCCTGCCacggtccctctggatggcatcccttccctctagaGCATCAACCGCAACACTCAGCTTGGCGTCATCCGCAAACTTGCCGAGGCTGCACACTCCAGCCCACTGTCCGTGGCCctaacaaagatgttaaatcatactggccccagcacggacccctgagggacaccactcatcactgggcTCCACTCGGACATCGAGCCTTTCATTGCAACTCATTGAGAGCACCCATCCAGCCAATCACACACCGAGCGGTCCACCCACCAAGTCCGCATCTCTCCATTTCAGAGACAAGGATCTTGCGCGGGACAGTATCAAATGCTCTGCACAAGTCCAGGGACGTGACGCCAGTCGCTCTTCCCTTACCCACCAATGCCTTAATcctgtcatagaaggccacccCATTTGTCAGGCACGCTTTGCCCTctgtgaagccatgttggccgTCAGCAGTCACGCCTCCCTTTTCCAGGTGCCTTGGCATactttccaggaggatctgctccacgATCCCGCCAGGCACGGAGGTGACGCTGACCGACCTGTCGTTAACCTGGGTCTTCCTCTTGACCTTTCTGAAAAGGAGGGTTACCACCTGCCAACTTGCTGTGGGGACGCTCCATCCCACTGCCCGGATCACAGACGAGGATGCTGAACACGGCTGCCCCCAGCGCCTGTGAGCGCGCAAGGGGAGACAGCGTCAAAGACTCTTCTACAAAGCTGAAGTGAACACCACCCACGTCTCTCTCCTTGTCCACAAAGCTAGCCACTCCAACACAGAAGACAGGGAGGTCAGTCAAGCACGATTCCCTCTTGGTAAATCCATGCCGACGGCTCCTCATCACTTGCTTGTCCTTCAGCAGCTTGGCAACGCTTCCGCGGAGGATTTTCTCCATCACCTCCCCTGGCAACAAGGACAGGCtcaccagcctctgctctcccacaTCTTCCTTCCCGCCCTTCTGCAAGACAGGAGGCCTAAGAGCAATCTTCTGGACACCCGCAACTGCCCCCAGGAGCTATGACCTTTAAAAGATAATTGAGAGTGGCCTCCCAaggacatcagccagctcccccagcattCGTGGCTCTGACTCATCAGGACCCAGGGACTTCCGTACATCCAGTCCCAAGGCACACCTTCccactcccttcctcttcctcagcaacaACAACGGCTCGCCCCACACACAGCCTGCAAAACGCTCATCCCGGCTCAACTGGGGCAGGCCTTGCCATTCATCGACCCTTCGGCATGCATCCACCACCACCAGGGCCTCGCTCTGCTGTGCCGTGCAGCGTGCTTACGTCCAACCACCCTCGGCAATCTCCAAATTCTCTTTCTGCCCGTCTCACACTGTGCAGAGAAATGGCCTCCCCTCCTCGGCATTCACCCCAAGTAAAGAGCCCAAAGGCCCTggctccccagcctcccccgcCTGCCGCTCCCACTCCACCTCTGCCTCTCGCCACACTCACGGGCTCTCCAGAAATTCACCTGCCTTGGTGAGCTGGCCCACATCAAGCACTGTGGCACGCCAGACACCAGGCTGCAAACGTGCCACCACAGCTAAGGGGTTCGCTACGGAacgggcagcaccagcactggtggagccaggcagggctcccCACGTCACAGGACCGGCGAGCTCTCGGCCAGGGCTGCCGGGATGGCGGCCTGCTCTCCCAAAAAggcctcctctgcctctgcccgcaccgacacccccagggacggaCCCCAGGGGGCACAAGCCCGGACACGCAggcccctttctcccagctacaACCTTACAAGCAAGGCGGGCACCAAGGCACGCACAGAGCACGCTCAATGGCAAAGGCCAGGCCTCAAGGCAGGcttagcaagctggcagcaaggcaggcacgGAGCAAATGCCACTGAGGGGGCCGCCACTCCTGCCCGCAACAGCAGAAAGCCCAGACCAACCTTCCGGGGCTGTGAGGAAAAGGAGCCCCTCCTTCCCAGCGCACCCACAAAACACATCACACGAGTGCCACAGCATGACCTCACTGACGACACCCCACCCCTCCTAGGCTTCGGTCACATGTTCTGCATGCCCTGACACGCGCCATCAACACCAAGCCTTTGGCCTCTAATATTTGCACCTCAAAGCTGCCGCCAGGACCAAGTGGACATGTCCTCAAGTGGAGGACACTACATTGCAGAACTGCGGGGGAAAAACGCACACCCCTCCTCATTACTCACCAGGCTGTGGCACGCAACAGCTTCTTGCTGCAAAACACCGCGTTGTGCAAAGGCTGTCCCGCCCCTCAGGGTCCAGCATAAAAGCTGGCCCAGcacctctctctctcacacGCTGCTCCTGGTGCCTTCTCCTCCGCGGTCAACAAGGTGAGCctgaagccccttcccctccttctcctgccgcACCCGCCCCATCTCTTCCAGCACGCGCTGCCTCCAGACTCAGCAGTGCCGACGCCTCCCcaccgccgcgctccccgcagccccacaccGTGCCTCCACATTCCCCTGCCCTCCTGTAACGCCACCCCTCGCGCCCCCACCACCCTCCGCTTCCTCAACACCCTCTCTTACAGGGCCCCTCAACACCACAGACATGGCCTGCAAcaacctctgcagcccctgcggacCCACCCCGCTGGCtaacagctgcaacgagccctgcgtcAGGCAGTGCGAAGAATCCCACGTCGTCATCCAGCCTCCCGCCGTGCTGGTCACCCTGCCGGgacccatcctcagctccttcccccagagcaccGCCGTCGGATCGTCCTCATCGGCTGCCGTGGGCAacatcctcagctcccagggagtgCCCGTCTCCTCCGGCGGCTTCGGCTATGGCTTCGGAGGCCTGGGCTGCTATGGTGCCAGAAGAGCCTGCTACCCCTGCTAAGGGCTCCTTACACCACGCCTGATACCAGCCAACCACACGCTAGAAGCCAAGTCACGGATTGAGGACCTACcttcaggctcctgctgccacatGGGCTCGCCGTCCGTGGCTCCTCCGCCCCTCAAGGCACAAAGCAAGCAGCGAAGGGGCCAGCCCGCGGTGCCTGGAAACATGAGCTacctacctcctcctcttctcccactgtcttCTTTGCATCGCCCCTACAGCTACATCCGGTACTCTCTGCTGCAAACACCTTCTCACAAGCCAAAGACCACCGGGGCACCTCCGCCGCGCTGCTCCCACTGCAAGGCAGGAAGACCTCGGTGCTCTGGAAAAGTCTACTGCAAGGAAAGGAGCCCTCGGCTGACGGCCGCCCTACTTGCACCTCAGACCCGCTCCCTTCCCCTTGGTGCTCCTGCCATTTCACTCCTTTGCCTCAATAAAGTTCTCCCGCATGCCAGCCTCAGgtgcctcctcttcctttcttctaaggCTCTTCCAGCCTCACCCGGCACAGAACCGGGACTCAACAGGCCATCGGGGTGGGT includes the following:
- the LOC129735712 gene encoding feather keratin-like; amino-acid sequence: MACNNLCSPCGPTPLANSCNEPCVRQCEESHVVIQPPAVLVTLPGPILSSFPQSTAVGSSSSAAVGNILSSQGVPVSSGGFGYGFGGLGCYGARRACYPC